The following are encoded together in the Lactuca sativa cultivar Salinas chromosome 1, Lsat_Salinas_v11, whole genome shotgun sequence genome:
- the LOC111878953 gene encoding uncharacterized protein LOC111878953: MEDSYCDKDEDVSIEAYEPKLCKMLDSFERMNSKLNDAITKFPEKESFKIFNENLKKKLKALIFLNFQGNGEEDNDNDGSQLEVDYLLDGNEAENEGIKNDRDNNQKECETKVKEKNGEINENKNHEEKNDDETEETNNHGETSQQNETNQNLLDKTRGTHKMYINKEKKLRKEKEMIQAREIMNMEIKEEQKLRRQKEKMEVEMNIQMFRKEMQMIEARESLKMKIKKEEKLTRQNEMKRTKYGQVTERAIMENLYANTKIFAEVLDTWGDLLNDQELGSDVGNSPYRLFLKVEVPNAYVSSTLCDERKYEKFKENFHDNTDGYKKT, encoded by the exons ATGGAAGACAGTTATTGTGATAAAGATGAAGATGTTTCTATTGAG GCATATGAACCAAAATTATGTAAAATGCTTGATAGTTTTGAGAGGATGAATTCAAAGCTAAATGATGCAATAACAAAGTTCCCTGAAAAGGAAAGCTTCAAGATATTCAatgaaaacttgaagaaaaaactGAAAGCACTAATTTTTTTGAATTTCCAA GGAAATGGTGAAGAAGACAATGATAATGATGGGAGTCAACTGGAAGTAGATTATTTGCTTGATGGAAATGAAGCAGAGAATGAAGGAATAAAAAATGATAGAGATAACAATCAAAAAGAATGTGAAACTAAAGTAAAAGAGAAAAATGGAGAGATCAATGAAAATAAGAATCATGAAGAGAAAAACGATGATGAGACTGAAGAAACAAATAATCATGGAGAGACTAGTCAACAaaatgaaacaaatcaaaatctaTTGGATAAA ACAAGGGGAACTCATAAGATGTACATAAACAAGGAGAAGAAGTTGAGAAAGGAAAAGGAGATGATACAG GCAAGGGAAATTATGAACATGGAAATAAAGGAGGAACAGAAGCTAAGAAGACAAAAGGAAAAGATGGAGGTGGAGATGAACATACAGATGTTCAGAAAGGAAATGCAGATGATAGAG GCAAGGGAAAGtctgaaaatgaaaataaaaaaggaGGAGAAGCTGACAAGACAAAACGAAATGAAGAGG ACAAAATATGGCCAGGTAACAGAAAGAGCAATTATGGAAAATCTATATGCAAACACAAAGATTTTTGCAGAAGTTTTAGACACTTGGGGTGATTTACTTAACGACCAAGAACTGGGAAGCGATGTCGGAAATTCACCATACAGACTTTTCTTGAAAGTTGAAGTTCCT AATGCATATGTATCTTCAACATTGTGTGATGAAAGAAAGTATGAAAAATTCAAGGAGAACTTTCATGACAACACTGATGGGTACAAAAAAACTTGA